Proteins found in one Oncorhynchus mykiss isolate Arlee chromosome 17, USDA_OmykA_1.1, whole genome shotgun sequence genomic segment:
- the LOC110494645 gene encoding vacuolar fusion protein MON1 homolog B isoform X6 — protein MAESWRQHRKHVFVLSEAGKPIYSRYGSEEALSSTMGVMMALVSFVQSSDNMIRSVYSDGHTVVFMQKGPLVLVSVSSSRQSEQQLRAELLYVYYQIISMLTQASITRIFEHKKNYDLRRLLAGSEKILDGLLNLVDSDPSFLLAAVHCLPLTSSLRDSLSQILQKAITPNLVFSILIAKNQLLTIVQEKTVIEDTRLEPADVHLLLNLIGASSAFQAGEIWTPICLPLFNPDCYFYAYISYLDPPECTVCLLLLSTDKEAFYAVAECKRRIELAMLAQSSLRLIANAHSYSVSQVGVSDLRHFMYKPFDVPDNHKQLTQFTSPEMEAPYSTEEERMRLLDLYRYMHSRIHSSSRPLKLIYHVAERETLLAWVTSKFELYTCFSPLVTKARAINAITKLLRWIKKEEDRLFIRYPPKYSTTPNPSKSSRKSDQQDSTDNGFASLL, from the exons ATGGCTGAGAGCTGGAGGCAGCACAGGAAGCATGTGTTTGTCCTGAGTGAGGCAGGGAAACCAATCTACTCCCGCTACGGCAGTGAAGAGGCCCTGTCGTCCACCATGGGAGTCATGATGGCACTGGTGTCCTTTGTCCAGAGTAGTGACAACATGATCCGCTCTGTCTACTCAG ACGGGCACACGGTGGTGTTCATGCAGAAGGGTCCTCTGGTGCTGGTGTCTGTGTCAAGCAGCCGTCAGTCAGAGCAGCAGCTGCGTGCTGAGCTGCTGTACGTCTACTACCAGATCATCAGCATGCTCACCCAGGCCAGCATCACACGCATCTTCGAACACAAGAAGAACTATGACCTGCGGCGACTACTGGCCGGCTCCGAGAAGATCCTGGATGGCCTCCTCAACCTGGTGGACTCAGACCCCAGCTTCCTGCTGGCAGCGGTGCACTGCTTGCCCCTGACTTCCTCTCTCAGGGACTCCCTCAGCCAGATCCTACAGAAGGCCATCACCCCAAACCTGGTCTTCTCCATCCTCATTGCCAAGAACCAGCTGCTCACCattgtccaggagaagacggTGATTGAGGACACCAGGCTGGAGCCTGCTGATGTCCACCTACTGCTCAACCTCATTGGGGCCTCCTCTGCCTTCCAGGCTGGAGAGATCTGGACTCCCATCTGCCTGCCTCTCTTTAACCCTGACTGTTACTTCTATGCCTACATCTCCTACCTGGACCCCCCAGAATGCACTGTGTGTCTGCTGCTGCTCTCCACGGATAAGGAGGCCTTTTATGCAGTGGCAGAGTGcaagaggaggatagagttggCCATGCTGGCTCAGAGCTCTCTGAGGCTCATTGCCAATGCCCACTCCTACAGCGTGAGCCAGGTGGGTGTCTCAGACCTCAGGCACTTCATGTACAAGCCCTTTGATGTCCCAGACAACCACAAGCAGCTCACCCAGTTCACCAG CCCAGAGATGGAGGCTCCCTACAGcacggaggaggagaggatgcgGCTGCTGGACCTGTACCGTTACATGCACAGTCGCATCCACAGCTCCTCCCGGCCCCTCAAGCTCATCTACCACGTGGCAGAGAGGGAAACCCTGCTGGCCTGG GTCACAAGTAAATTTGAGTTGTACACTTGCTTCAGCCCCTTGGTGACTAAGGCCCGTGCCATTAACGCAATAACCAAGCTTCTACGTTGGATCAAGAAGGAGGAGGACCGTCTCTTTATCCGATACCCACCCAAGTATTCAACCACGCCCAACCCCAGCAAAAGCTCCCGCAAGTCTGACCAGCAGGACTCCACAGATAATGGCTTTGCGTCTCTACTATAG
- the LOC110494645 gene encoding vacuolar fusion protein MON1 homolog B isoform X5: MERDDNQEKGEMEEIKSENPSSDCTLSTVPEPAGPVGGDEGTNVTLEEPKNPPPSDTMGEEGTQELEPAPDQELEPAPVQELEPAPDQELEPAPDQVKDEETNECNKTEYHNSSGGQPETVPEEASSSAENVQDDSGEFVVTMLARGKLEEQDMGVKGMSSTLSETGAPEAHPSYRDEDVMAESWRQHRKHVFVLSEAGKPIYSRYGSEEALSSTMGVMMALVSFVQSSDNMIRSVYSDGHTVVFMQKGPLVLVSVSSSRQSEQQLRAELLYVYYQIISMLTQASITRIFEHKKNYDLRRLLAGSEKILDGLLNLVDSDPSFLLAAVHCLPLTSSLRDSLSQILQKAITPNLVFSILIAKNQLLTIVQEKTVIEDTRLEPADVHLLLNLIGASSAFQAGEIWTPICLPLFNPDCYFYAYISYLDPPECTVCLLLLSTDKEAFYAVAECKRRIELAMLAQSSLRLIANAHSYSVSQVGVSDLRHFMYKPFDVPDNHKQLTQFTSPEMEAPYSTEEERMRLLDLYRYMHSRIHSSSRPLKLIYHVAERETLLAWVTSKFELYTCFSPLVTKARAINAITKLLRWIKKEEDRLFIRYPPKYSTTPNPSKSSRKSDQQDSTDNGFASLL; encoded by the exons ATGGAGAGAGATGACAATCAagaaaagggagagatggaggagataaAGAGTGAGAATCCATCCTCTGACTGCACACTGTCAACTG TTCCTGAGCCTGCTGGGCCAGTGGGAGGAGACGAAGGCACCAATGTGACTTTAGAGGAGCCTAAGAATCCACCTCCATCAGATACTATGGGTGAGGAGGGGACCCAGGAACTAGAACCAGCCCCTGATCAGGAACTAGAACCGGCCCCTGTCCAGGAACTAGAACCAGCCCCTGACCAGGAACTAGAACCGGCTCCTGACCAGGTAAAAGATGAAGAGACCAATGAGTGCAATAAGACAGAATATCATAACAGTTCAGGTGGTCAACCAGAGACTGTGCCAGAAGAGGCTTCATCTTCAGCTGAGAATGTGCAGGACGACTCAGGGGAGTTTGTGGTCACTATGTTGGCCAGAGGTAAACTGGAGGAACAAGATATGGGAGTGAAGGGGATGTCCTCTACACTTTCAGAGACTGGCGCCCCAGAGGCCCACCCATCCTACCGTGATGAAGACGTGATGGCTGAGAGCTGGAGGCAGCACAGGAAGCATGTGTTTGTCCTGAGTGAGGCAGGGAAACCAATCTACTCCCGCTACGGCAGTGAAGAGGCCCTGTCGTCCACCATGGGAGTCATGATGGCACTGGTGTCCTTTGTCCAGAGTAGTGACAACATGATCCGCTCTGTCTACTCAG ACGGGCACACGGTGGTGTTCATGCAGAAGGGTCCTCTGGTGCTGGTGTCTGTGTCAAGCAGCCGTCAGTCAGAGCAGCAGCTGCGTGCTGAGCTGCTGTACGTCTACTACCAGATCATCAGCATGCTCACCCAGGCCAGCATCACACGCATCTTCGAACACAAGAAGAACTATGACCTGCGGCGACTACTGGCCGGCTCCGAGAAGATCCTGGATGGCCTCCTCAACCTGGTGGACTCAGACCCCAGCTTCCTGCTGGCAGCGGTGCACTGCTTGCCCCTGACTTCCTCTCTCAGGGACTCCCTCAGCCAGATCCTACAGAAGGCCATCACCCCAAACCTGGTCTTCTCCATCCTCATTGCCAAGAACCAGCTGCTCACCattgtccaggagaagacggTGATTGAGGACACCAGGCTGGAGCCTGCTGATGTCCACCTACTGCTCAACCTCATTGGGGCCTCCTCTGCCTTCCAGGCTGGAGAGATCTGGACTCCCATCTGCCTGCCTCTCTTTAACCCTGACTGTTACTTCTATGCCTACATCTCCTACCTGGACCCCCCAGAATGCACTGTGTGTCTGCTGCTGCTCTCCACGGATAAGGAGGCCTTTTATGCAGTGGCAGAGTGcaagaggaggatagagttggCCATGCTGGCTCAGAGCTCTCTGAGGCTCATTGCCAATGCCCACTCCTACAGCGTGAGCCAGGTGGGTGTCTCAGACCTCAGGCACTTCATGTACAAGCCCTTTGATGTCCCAGACAACCACAAGCAGCTCACCCAGTTCACCAG CCCAGAGATGGAGGCTCCCTACAGcacggaggaggagaggatgcgGCTGCTGGACCTGTACCGTTACATGCACAGTCGCATCCACAGCTCCTCCCGGCCCCTCAAGCTCATCTACCACGTGGCAGAGAGGGAAACCCTGCTGGCCTGG GTCACAAGTAAATTTGAGTTGTACACTTGCTTCAGCCCCTTGGTGACTAAGGCCCGTGCCATTAACGCAATAACCAAGCTTCTACGTTGGATCAAGAAGGAGGAGGACCGTCTCTTTATCCGATACCCACCCAAGTATTCAACCACGCCCAACCCCAGCAAAAGCTCCCGCAAGTCTGACCAGCAGGACTCCACAGATAATGGCTTTGCGTCTCTACTATAG
- the LOC110494645 gene encoding vacuolar fusion protein MON1 homolog B isoform X4 — protein MERDDNQEKGEMEEIKSENPSSDCTLSTGSADLTPALPSENHTVPEPAGPVGGDEGTNVTLEEPKNPPPSDTMGEEGTQELEPAPDQELEPAPVQELEPAPDQELEPAPDQVKDEETNECNKTEYHNSSGGQPETVPEEASSSAENVQDDSGEFVVTMLARGKLEEQDMGVKGMSSTLSETGAPEAHPSYRDEDVMAESWRQHRKHVFVLSEAGKPIYSRYGSEEALSSTMGVMMALVSFVQSSDNMIRSVYSDGHTVVFMQKGPLVLVSVSSSRQSEQQLRAELLYVYYQIISMLTQASITRIFEHKKNYDLRRLLAGSEKILDGLLNLVDSDPSFLLAAVHCLPLTSSLRDSLSQILQKAITPNLVFSILIAKNQLLTIVQEKTVIEDTRLEPADVHLLLNLIGASSAFQAGEIWTPICLPLFNPDCYFYAYISYLDPPECTVCLLLLSTDKEAFYAVAECKRRIELAMLAQSSLRLIANAHSYSVSQVGVSDLRHFMYKPFDVPDNHKQLTQFTSPEMEAPYSTEEERMRLLDLYRYMHSRIHSSSRPLKLIYHVAERETLLAWVTSKFELYTCFSPLVTKARAINAITKLLRWIKKEEDRLFIRYPPKYSTTPNPSKSSRKSDQQDSTDNGFASLL, from the exons ATGGAGAGAGATGACAATCAagaaaagggagagatggaggagataaAGAGTGAGAATCCATCCTCTGACTGCACACTGTCAACTG GTTCTGCTGATCTCACTCCTGCTCTGCCCTCTGAAAATCACACAGTTCCTGAGCCTGCTGGGCCAGTGGGAGGAGACGAAGGCACCAATGTGACTTTAGAGGAGCCTAAGAATCCACCTCCATCAGATACTATGGGTGAGGAGGGGACCCAGGAACTAGAACCAGCCCCTGATCAGGAACTAGAACCGGCCCCTGTCCAGGAACTAGAACCAGCCCCTGACCAGGAACTAGAACCGGCTCCTGACCAGGTAAAAGATGAAGAGACCAATGAGTGCAATAAGACAGAATATCATAACAGTTCAGGTGGTCAACCAGAGACTGTGCCAGAAGAGGCTTCATCTTCAGCTGAGAATGTGCAGGACGACTCAGGGGAGTTTGTGGTCACTATGTTGGCCAGAGGTAAACTGGAGGAACAAGATATGGGAGTGAAGGGGATGTCCTCTACACTTTCAGAGACTGGCGCCCCAGAGGCCCACCCATCCTACCGTGATGAAGACGTGATGGCTGAGAGCTGGAGGCAGCACAGGAAGCATGTGTTTGTCCTGAGTGAGGCAGGGAAACCAATCTACTCCCGCTACGGCAGTGAAGAGGCCCTGTCGTCCACCATGGGAGTCATGATGGCACTGGTGTCCTTTGTCCAGAGTAGTGACAACATGATCCGCTCTGTCTACTCAG ACGGGCACACGGTGGTGTTCATGCAGAAGGGTCCTCTGGTGCTGGTGTCTGTGTCAAGCAGCCGTCAGTCAGAGCAGCAGCTGCGTGCTGAGCTGCTGTACGTCTACTACCAGATCATCAGCATGCTCACCCAGGCCAGCATCACACGCATCTTCGAACACAAGAAGAACTATGACCTGCGGCGACTACTGGCCGGCTCCGAGAAGATCCTGGATGGCCTCCTCAACCTGGTGGACTCAGACCCCAGCTTCCTGCTGGCAGCGGTGCACTGCTTGCCCCTGACTTCCTCTCTCAGGGACTCCCTCAGCCAGATCCTACAGAAGGCCATCACCCCAAACCTGGTCTTCTCCATCCTCATTGCCAAGAACCAGCTGCTCACCattgtccaggagaagacggTGATTGAGGACACCAGGCTGGAGCCTGCTGATGTCCACCTACTGCTCAACCTCATTGGGGCCTCCTCTGCCTTCCAGGCTGGAGAGATCTGGACTCCCATCTGCCTGCCTCTCTTTAACCCTGACTGTTACTTCTATGCCTACATCTCCTACCTGGACCCCCCAGAATGCACTGTGTGTCTGCTGCTGCTCTCCACGGATAAGGAGGCCTTTTATGCAGTGGCAGAGTGcaagaggaggatagagttggCCATGCTGGCTCAGAGCTCTCTGAGGCTCATTGCCAATGCCCACTCCTACAGCGTGAGCCAGGTGGGTGTCTCAGACCTCAGGCACTTCATGTACAAGCCCTTTGATGTCCCAGACAACCACAAGCAGCTCACCCAGTTCACCAG CCCAGAGATGGAGGCTCCCTACAGcacggaggaggagaggatgcgGCTGCTGGACCTGTACCGTTACATGCACAGTCGCATCCACAGCTCCTCCCGGCCCCTCAAGCTCATCTACCACGTGGCAGAGAGGGAAACCCTGCTGGCCTGG GTCACAAGTAAATTTGAGTTGTACACTTGCTTCAGCCCCTTGGTGACTAAGGCCCGTGCCATTAACGCAATAACCAAGCTTCTACGTTGGATCAAGAAGGAGGAGGACCGTCTCTTTATCCGATACCCACCCAAGTATTCAACCACGCCCAACCCCAGCAAAAGCTCCCGCAAGTCTGACCAGCAGGACTCCACAGATAATGGCTTTGCGTCTCTACTATAG
- the LOC110494645 gene encoding vacuolar fusion protein MON1 homolog B isoform X2: MGVCDVNMERDDNQEKGEMEEIKSENPSSDCTLSTGSADLTPALPSENHTVPEPAGPVGGDEGTNVTLEEPKNPPPSDTMGEEGTQELEPAPDQELEPAPVQELEPAPDQELEPAPDQVKDEETNECNKTEYHNSSGGQPETVPEEASSSAENVQDDSGEFVVTMLARGKLEEQDMGVKGMSSTLSETGAPEAHPSYRDEDVMAESWRQHRKHVFVLSEAGKPIYSRYGSEEALSSTMGVMMALVSFVQSSDNMIRSVYSDGHTVVFMQKGPLVLVSVSSSRQSEQQLRAELLYVYYQIISMLTQASITRIFEHKKNYDLRRLLAGSEKILDGLLNLVDSDPSFLLAAVHCLPLTSSLRDSLSQILQKAITPNLVFSILIAKNQLLTIVQEKTVIEDTRLEPADVHLLLNLIGASSAFQAGEIWTPICLPLFNPDCYFYAYISYLDPPECTVCLLLLSTDKEAFYAVAECKRRIELAMLAQSSLRLIANAHSYSVSQVGVSDLRHFMYKPFDVPDNHKQLTQFTSPEMEAPYSTEEERMRLLDLYRYMHSRIHSSSRPLKLIYHVAERETLLAWVTSKFELYTCFSPLVTKARAINAITKLLRWIKKEEDRLFIRYPPKYSTTPNPSKSSRKSDQQDSTDNGFASLL; this comes from the exons atggg TGTTTGTGATGTCAACATGGAGAGAGATGACAATCAagaaaagggagagatggaggagataaAGAGTGAGAATCCATCCTCTGACTGCACACTGTCAACTG GTTCTGCTGATCTCACTCCTGCTCTGCCCTCTGAAAATCACACAGTTCCTGAGCCTGCTGGGCCAGTGGGAGGAGACGAAGGCACCAATGTGACTTTAGAGGAGCCTAAGAATCCACCTCCATCAGATACTATGGGTGAGGAGGGGACCCAGGAACTAGAACCAGCCCCTGATCAGGAACTAGAACCGGCCCCTGTCCAGGAACTAGAACCAGCCCCTGACCAGGAACTAGAACCGGCTCCTGACCAGGTAAAAGATGAAGAGACCAATGAGTGCAATAAGACAGAATATCATAACAGTTCAGGTGGTCAACCAGAGACTGTGCCAGAAGAGGCTTCATCTTCAGCTGAGAATGTGCAGGACGACTCAGGGGAGTTTGTGGTCACTATGTTGGCCAGAGGTAAACTGGAGGAACAAGATATGGGAGTGAAGGGGATGTCCTCTACACTTTCAGAGACTGGCGCCCCAGAGGCCCACCCATCCTACCGTGATGAAGACGTGATGGCTGAGAGCTGGAGGCAGCACAGGAAGCATGTGTTTGTCCTGAGTGAGGCAGGGAAACCAATCTACTCCCGCTACGGCAGTGAAGAGGCCCTGTCGTCCACCATGGGAGTCATGATGGCACTGGTGTCCTTTGTCCAGAGTAGTGACAACATGATCCGCTCTGTCTACTCAG ACGGGCACACGGTGGTGTTCATGCAGAAGGGTCCTCTGGTGCTGGTGTCTGTGTCAAGCAGCCGTCAGTCAGAGCAGCAGCTGCGTGCTGAGCTGCTGTACGTCTACTACCAGATCATCAGCATGCTCACCCAGGCCAGCATCACACGCATCTTCGAACACAAGAAGAACTATGACCTGCGGCGACTACTGGCCGGCTCCGAGAAGATCCTGGATGGCCTCCTCAACCTGGTGGACTCAGACCCCAGCTTCCTGCTGGCAGCGGTGCACTGCTTGCCCCTGACTTCCTCTCTCAGGGACTCCCTCAGCCAGATCCTACAGAAGGCCATCACCCCAAACCTGGTCTTCTCCATCCTCATTGCCAAGAACCAGCTGCTCACCattgtccaggagaagacggTGATTGAGGACACCAGGCTGGAGCCTGCTGATGTCCACCTACTGCTCAACCTCATTGGGGCCTCCTCTGCCTTCCAGGCTGGAGAGATCTGGACTCCCATCTGCCTGCCTCTCTTTAACCCTGACTGTTACTTCTATGCCTACATCTCCTACCTGGACCCCCCAGAATGCACTGTGTGTCTGCTGCTGCTCTCCACGGATAAGGAGGCCTTTTATGCAGTGGCAGAGTGcaagaggaggatagagttggCCATGCTGGCTCAGAGCTCTCTGAGGCTCATTGCCAATGCCCACTCCTACAGCGTGAGCCAGGTGGGTGTCTCAGACCTCAGGCACTTCATGTACAAGCCCTTTGATGTCCCAGACAACCACAAGCAGCTCACCCAGTTCACCAG CCCAGAGATGGAGGCTCCCTACAGcacggaggaggagaggatgcgGCTGCTGGACCTGTACCGTTACATGCACAGTCGCATCCACAGCTCCTCCCGGCCCCTCAAGCTCATCTACCACGTGGCAGAGAGGGAAACCCTGCTGGCCTGG GTCACAAGTAAATTTGAGTTGTACACTTGCTTCAGCCCCTTGGTGACTAAGGCCCGTGCCATTAACGCAATAACCAAGCTTCTACGTTGGATCAAGAAGGAGGAGGACCGTCTCTTTATCCGATACCCACCCAAGTATTCAACCACGCCCAACCCCAGCAAAAGCTCCCGCAAGTCTGACCAGCAGGACTCCACAGATAATGGCTTTGCGTCTCTACTATAG
- the LOC110494645 gene encoding vacuolar fusion protein MON1 homolog B isoform X1 translates to MNPVTIGIMDVLFVCDVNMERDDNQEKGEMEEIKSENPSSDCTLSTGSADLTPALPSENHTVPEPAGPVGGDEGTNVTLEEPKNPPPSDTMGEEGTQELEPAPDQELEPAPVQELEPAPDQELEPAPDQVKDEETNECNKTEYHNSSGGQPETVPEEASSSAENVQDDSGEFVVTMLARGKLEEQDMGVKGMSSTLSETGAPEAHPSYRDEDVMAESWRQHRKHVFVLSEAGKPIYSRYGSEEALSSTMGVMMALVSFVQSSDNMIRSVYSDGHTVVFMQKGPLVLVSVSSSRQSEQQLRAELLYVYYQIISMLTQASITRIFEHKKNYDLRRLLAGSEKILDGLLNLVDSDPSFLLAAVHCLPLTSSLRDSLSQILQKAITPNLVFSILIAKNQLLTIVQEKTVIEDTRLEPADVHLLLNLIGASSAFQAGEIWTPICLPLFNPDCYFYAYISYLDPPECTVCLLLLSTDKEAFYAVAECKRRIELAMLAQSSLRLIANAHSYSVSQVGVSDLRHFMYKPFDVPDNHKQLTQFTSPEMEAPYSTEEERMRLLDLYRYMHSRIHSSSRPLKLIYHVAERETLLAWVTSKFELYTCFSPLVTKARAINAITKLLRWIKKEEDRLFIRYPPKYSTTPNPSKSSRKSDQQDSTDNGFASLL, encoded by the exons ATGAATCCCGTCACCATTGGGATTATGGATGTGCTGTT TGTTTGTGATGTCAACATGGAGAGAGATGACAATCAagaaaagggagagatggaggagataaAGAGTGAGAATCCATCCTCTGACTGCACACTGTCAACTG GTTCTGCTGATCTCACTCCTGCTCTGCCCTCTGAAAATCACACAGTTCCTGAGCCTGCTGGGCCAGTGGGAGGAGACGAAGGCACCAATGTGACTTTAGAGGAGCCTAAGAATCCACCTCCATCAGATACTATGGGTGAGGAGGGGACCCAGGAACTAGAACCAGCCCCTGATCAGGAACTAGAACCGGCCCCTGTCCAGGAACTAGAACCAGCCCCTGACCAGGAACTAGAACCGGCTCCTGACCAGGTAAAAGATGAAGAGACCAATGAGTGCAATAAGACAGAATATCATAACAGTTCAGGTGGTCAACCAGAGACTGTGCCAGAAGAGGCTTCATCTTCAGCTGAGAATGTGCAGGACGACTCAGGGGAGTTTGTGGTCACTATGTTGGCCAGAGGTAAACTGGAGGAACAAGATATGGGAGTGAAGGGGATGTCCTCTACACTTTCAGAGACTGGCGCCCCAGAGGCCCACCCATCCTACCGTGATGAAGACGTGATGGCTGAGAGCTGGAGGCAGCACAGGAAGCATGTGTTTGTCCTGAGTGAGGCAGGGAAACCAATCTACTCCCGCTACGGCAGTGAAGAGGCCCTGTCGTCCACCATGGGAGTCATGATGGCACTGGTGTCCTTTGTCCAGAGTAGTGACAACATGATCCGCTCTGTCTACTCAG ACGGGCACACGGTGGTGTTCATGCAGAAGGGTCCTCTGGTGCTGGTGTCTGTGTCAAGCAGCCGTCAGTCAGAGCAGCAGCTGCGTGCTGAGCTGCTGTACGTCTACTACCAGATCATCAGCATGCTCACCCAGGCCAGCATCACACGCATCTTCGAACACAAGAAGAACTATGACCTGCGGCGACTACTGGCCGGCTCCGAGAAGATCCTGGATGGCCTCCTCAACCTGGTGGACTCAGACCCCAGCTTCCTGCTGGCAGCGGTGCACTGCTTGCCCCTGACTTCCTCTCTCAGGGACTCCCTCAGCCAGATCCTACAGAAGGCCATCACCCCAAACCTGGTCTTCTCCATCCTCATTGCCAAGAACCAGCTGCTCACCattgtccaggagaagacggTGATTGAGGACACCAGGCTGGAGCCTGCTGATGTCCACCTACTGCTCAACCTCATTGGGGCCTCCTCTGCCTTCCAGGCTGGAGAGATCTGGACTCCCATCTGCCTGCCTCTCTTTAACCCTGACTGTTACTTCTATGCCTACATCTCCTACCTGGACCCCCCAGAATGCACTGTGTGTCTGCTGCTGCTCTCCACGGATAAGGAGGCCTTTTATGCAGTGGCAGAGTGcaagaggaggatagagttggCCATGCTGGCTCAGAGCTCTCTGAGGCTCATTGCCAATGCCCACTCCTACAGCGTGAGCCAGGTGGGTGTCTCAGACCTCAGGCACTTCATGTACAAGCCCTTTGATGTCCCAGACAACCACAAGCAGCTCACCCAGTTCACCAG CCCAGAGATGGAGGCTCCCTACAGcacggaggaggagaggatgcgGCTGCTGGACCTGTACCGTTACATGCACAGTCGCATCCACAGCTCCTCCCGGCCCCTCAAGCTCATCTACCACGTGGCAGAGAGGGAAACCCTGCTGGCCTGG GTCACAAGTAAATTTGAGTTGTACACTTGCTTCAGCCCCTTGGTGACTAAGGCCCGTGCCATTAACGCAATAACCAAGCTTCTACGTTGGATCAAGAAGGAGGAGGACCGTCTCTTTATCCGATACCCACCCAAGTATTCAACCACGCCCAACCCCAGCAAAAGCTCCCGCAAGTCTGACCAGCAGGACTCCACAGATAATGGCTTTGCGTCTCTACTATAG